Proteins found in one Campylobacter canadensis genomic segment:
- a CDS encoding DUF5675 family protein — translation MIKIKLNRYKLNSHGRFGAFSLYDDDKLIYKCNSLEKLIVGTKAGCDMAIPVGVYECDLHYSPSKKNGSKKYPNNLLIRVSNINVGKERYILIHIGNTLGDTSGCILLGVVDKDYTGVYNSTKTTQEFYDNLYDLCKKYDYELKQGQVVATLEITSELEDELVCI, via the coding sequence ATGATAAAAATTAAATTAAATAGATATAAGCTCAACTCACACGGAAGATTTGGTGCGTTTAGCTTGTATGATGATGATAAATTAATATATAAATGCAATTCACTTGAAAAATTGATTGTAGGAACTAAAGCAGGTTGTGATATGGCAATTCCTGTTGGTGTGTATGAATGCGATTTACATTATAGCCCAAGTAAAAAAAACGGCTCAAAAAAATATCCAAATAATTTATTAATTAGAGTAAGCAATATAAATGTAGGCAAAGAACGCTACATTTTAATACATATCGGAAATACTTTAGGTGATACGTCTGGTTGTATTCTGCTTGGCGTAGTAGATAAAGACTATACAGGAGTATATAACTCCACAAAAACTACTCAAGAGTTTTACGATAATCTTTATGATTTATGCAAAAAGTATGATTATGAGCTAAAACAAGGGCAAGTGGTGGCAACGCTAGAAATTACTAGCGAACTTGAAGATG
- a CDS encoding DUF4376 domain-containing protein: MKIFVLELDGEYVILNTTCEEEIKRMQELNAYELNKNEMLQFSGVEHLVSNASCKVSKIDGKFSFDFHIDKNEILNEKKQTLLILLERKKQEIENADILYKDKYYQADNKAKELLTQSLVIFSSVGTVPENFVWKSSDNSLNAFSLDDLKALSLLIAQRTQEFTSKYWAYKEQIKNANTVDELQEMEFIL; encoded by the coding sequence ATGAAAATTTTTGTTTTAGAGCTTGATGGCGAATATGTAATTTTAAACACTACTTGTGAAGAAGAAATTAAAAGAATGCAAGAATTAAACGCTTATGAATTAAACAAAAACGAAATGCTGCAATTTAGCGGAGTAGAGCATTTAGTTAGCAATGCAAGTTGCAAGGTAAGTAAAATAGATGGTAAATTTTCTTTTGATTTTCATATTGATAAAAATGAAATATTAAATGAAAAGAAACAAACGCTCTTAATACTTTTAGAGCGTAAAAAACAAGAGATTGAAAACGCTGATATTTTGTATAAAGATAAATATTATCAAGCGGATAATAAAGCAAAAGAATTACTTACTCAAAGCTTGGTTATTTTTTCTAGCGTTGGTACAGTGCCTGAAAACTTTGTTTGGAAAAGCAGTGATAATTCACTTAATGCTTTTAGTCTAGATGATTTAAAAGCATTATCGTTACTAATCGCACAAAGAACGCAAGAATTTACATCTAAATATTGGGCTTACAAAGAACAAATTAAAAACGCTAACACTGTTGATGAGCTTCAAGAAATGGAGTTTATCTTATGA
- a CDS encoding DUF1353 domain-containing protein: protein MKRVIIKPICKDKFELVQEYIYQSKKGSICVPSGYKTNGANIPRFLWSFYPPNSPEYLSAVIIHDYLCDIARKKKSYVFYKEADKVFYEALLELEVSKSKAKIFYFACSFFHWIKKCLKIIQ, encoded by the coding sequence ATGAAAAGGGTGATAATAAAACCTATATGCAAAGACAAGTTTGAATTAGTACAAGAATACATTTACCAAAGCAAAAAAGGGAGTATTTGTGTGCCGAGTGGTTATAAAACAAATGGTGCAAATATTCCACGTTTTTTATGGAGTTTTTATCCGCCTAACTCACCAGAGTATTTAAGTGCAGTAATCATCCACGATTATTTGTGCGATATTGCAAGAAAGAAAAAAAGCTATGTATTTTATAAAGAAGCCGATAAGGTCTTTTATGAAGCTCTTTTAGAGCTTGAGGTAAGTAAAAGCAAAGCAAAGATTTTTTATTTTGCTTGCAGTTTTTTTCATTGGATAAAAAAATGTTTAAAAATTATCCAATAA